Proteins from a genomic interval of Clostridium scatologenes:
- a CDS encoding amino acid ABC transporter ATP-binding protein has translation MIKIKNLYKRFNNNTVLNGINLEIKKGEVIVIIGPSGTGKSTLLRCINYLETPDKGTIEIENLKVDLEKINKGQIHELRKHTAMVFQSYNLFNNKTAIENITEHLSVVKKINKNEAEKTAIDILRQVGLEDKKDYYPSQLSGGQQQRIGIGRAMAVSPDIMLFDEPTSALDPELVGEVLEVIKKLAEKDTTMIIVTHEMRFAREAADRVIFMDSGNIVEEGTPKEVFDNPKNPRTIKFLRQVQFN, from the coding sequence ATGATAAAAATTAAAAATTTATATAAAAGATTTAATAACAATACTGTTTTAAATGGTATTAATTTAGAAATAAAGAAGGGAGAGGTTATTGTAATTATTGGACCATCTGGTACAGGAAAATCAACCTTATTAAGGTGTATAAACTATTTGGAAACTCCAGATAAAGGAACTATAGAGATAGAAAATTTAAAAGTAGATTTGGAAAAAATAAATAAAGGACAAATACATGAACTGAGAAAACATACGGCTATGGTATTTCAAAGTTATAACCTTTTTAATAATAAAACGGCTATTGAAAATATTACAGAGCATCTATCTGTAGTTAAAAAAATAAATAAAAATGAAGCAGAAAAAACGGCGATAGACATATTAAGACAAGTTGGGTTAGAAGATAAAAAAGACTACTATCCTTCACAATTATCAGGTGGTCAGCAGCAGAGAATTGGAATAGGTAGAGCTATGGCTGTTAGTCCAGATATAATGTTATTTGATGAACCTACATCAGCATTAGATCCTGAATTAGTTGGAGAAGTACTAGAGGTTATAAAAAAACTTGCAGAAAAAGATACCACAATGATTATTGTAACTCATGAAATGAGATTTGCTAGAGAAGCCGCAGACAGAGTTATTTTTATGGATAGTGGAAATATAGTAGAAGAAGGAACTCCAAAAGAAGTGTTTGATAATCCTAAAAATCCACGAACTATAAAATTTTTAAGACAAGTTCAATTTAATTAA
- a CDS encoding amino acid ABC transporter permease, whose translation MNFDDKTLKMIQILADSFFPLLKAGLQFTVPLTLISFILGLILALLTALARISDFKSLVSLARFYVWVIRGTPLLVQLFIIFYGLPAVGITINPMISAIIGFTLNAGAYNSEVIRAAILSIPKGQWEAALSINMTNRQAIRRIILPQAVRVSVPPLANSFISLVKDTSLAATITLTEMFQVAQRITATTYEPLLLYCETAFIYLIFCTVLSSIQNNMEKRVGKYV comes from the coding sequence ATGAATTTTGATGATAAAACATTAAAAATGATACAAATACTGGCAGATTCTTTTTTTCCATTACTGAAGGCTGGTTTACAATTTACAGTACCGCTTACACTAATATCTTTTATTCTTGGGTTGATTCTTGCTTTATTAACAGCTTTGGCCCGAATATCAGATTTTAAATCACTTGTATCATTAGCTCGTTTTTATGTTTGGGTTATAAGGGGAACTCCATTACTAGTTCAACTATTTATTATATTTTATGGATTGCCAGCAGTCGGTATAACAATAAATCCGATGATATCAGCTATTATTGGATTTACCTTAAATGCAGGAGCATATAATTCTGAAGTAATCAGAGCTGCTATTTTGTCAATACCTAAAGGGCAATGGGAGGCAGCACTTTCTATAAATATGACAAACAGACAAGCAATTCGACGTATTATACTACCTCAGGCAGTACGGGTTTCTGTACCACCTTTGGCTAATTCTTTTATATCATTAGTCAAAGATACTTCACTTGCTGCTACAATTACTTTAACTGAAATGTTTCAGGTAGCACAAAGAATAACAGCAACAACTTATGAACCATTGCTGTTATATTGCGAAACTGCATTTATATATTTAATATTTTGTACAGTATTATCTTCAATTCAAAATAACATGGAAAAAAGGGTAGGAAAATACGTATAG
- a CDS encoding amino acid ABC transporter substrate-binding protein, with protein sequence MKKIGLLISAILIFTFSFAGCASTKNTGTTQASSDNLLAKIKKDGKIKIGTEGTYAPYTFHDKNGKLTGFDVEISEEVAKRLGVKAEFIETKWDGMFAGLNSKRFDAVANEVTINDERKQKYDFSDSYIVSRAVLIVSNDNNSITKFEDLKGKKAAESLTSSGEKVAKSYGAEIVVDDGFNQAIDLITSKRADAVVNDSLSFLDYKKQKPDTPIKVVAKSEKPDVNAFVFNKGNKELLDAVNKAISDMKADGTYLKISKKWFNEDVSK encoded by the coding sequence ATGAAAAAGATTGGTTTATTAATAAGTGCAATATTGATATTTACTTTTTCTTTTGCAGGGTGTGCAAGTACTAAAAATACAGGAACTACTCAAGCTAGTAGTGATAATTTACTAGCAAAAATTAAAAAAGATGGAAAAATTAAAATAGGTACAGAAGGAACTTATGCACCATATACTTTTCATGATAAAAATGGAAAGTTAACAGGTTTTGATGTTGAAATATCAGAAGAGGTGGCTAAGCGTCTTGGTGTAAAAGCTGAATTTATTGAAACAAAGTGGGATGGCATGTTTGCAGGCTTAAATTCTAAAAGATTTGACGCTGTAGCTAATGAAGTTACAATAAATGATGAACGTAAGCAAAAATATGATTTTTCAGATTCTTATATAGTTTCTAGGGCAGTATTGATTGTAAGTAATGATAATAATAGTATTACAAAGTTTGAAGATTTAAAAGGCAAAAAGGCTGCAGAATCTTTAACTAGTAGTGGTGAAAAGGTGGCAAAATCTTATGGAGCTGAAATTGTGGTAGATGATGGATTTAATCAAGCTATTGATCTTATAACTTCTAAGAGGGCAGATGCTGTTGTTAATGATAGCTTATCATTTCTAGATTATAAGAAACAAAAACCTGATACTCCTATAAAAGTAGTGGCAAAGAGTGAAAAACCAGATGTTAATGCATTTGTGTTTAATAAGGGTAATAAGGAATTATTAGATGCTGTTAATAAGGCCATATCAGATATGAAAGCAGATGGAACATATCTAAAAATTTCTAAAAAGTGGTTTAATGAAGATGTATCAAAGTAA